In Colwellia sp. PAMC 20917, a single genomic region encodes these proteins:
- a CDS encoding DUF2982 domain-containing protein — MTGKAAQHPSIIIKPIAKHNGISLVIFGVLLLLTTLLFAQHYWQSYRFAYIFMILLCLVITLLGAVKLFEPAISLYLTPDKITFNHRYGHWQLPWQDIQNINIVAEVVGVERETLPYIGIRLVHIDNIAKNISVRLANRLIHQQQGLIIYGVLHQLMTMEQAQMNFEPFILSNGEPVKGPIAAFLHQSERLSSAFGYHLFLPADSFDRGINEFSQLLKQCKMASSTYQVN, encoded by the coding sequence ATGACAGGTAAAGCTGCACAACACCCAAGCATAATAATTAAACCTATCGCTAAACATAACGGTATCTCTCTTGTTATTTTTGGCGTGCTACTTTTACTTACTACGCTTTTATTTGCCCAACATTATTGGCAATCGTATAGATTCGCCTACATATTTATGATCCTTCTCTGCCTCGTTATTACTTTGTTAGGTGCTGTTAAACTTTTTGAACCTGCCATTAGCCTCTATTTAACGCCTGATAAAATAACCTTTAATCACCGTTATGGTCACTGGCAATTACCATGGCAAGATATACAAAATATTAATATTGTTGCTGAAGTTGTTGGTGTAGAACGCGAAACATTGCCTTATATCGGTATACGATTGGTTCATATCGATAATATTGCAAAAAACATTTCCGTTAGATTAGCGAATAGGTTAATCCATCAACAACAAGGATTAATTATTTATGGGGTATTGCATCAGCTAATGACAATGGAACAAGCTCAAATGAATTTTGAGCCCTTTATTCTATCAAACGGAGAGCCTGTAAAAGGACCCATTGCCGCATTTCTCCATCAAAGTGAACGATTATCTTCTGCTTTTGGTTACCATTTATTCTTACCTGCTGACAGTTTTGACCGCGGCATTAACGAGTTCAGCCAACTACTAAAACAATGTAAAATGGCAAGTTCAACTTATCAAGTAAATTAA
- a CDS encoding transglutaminase family protein: MINNTVAGEKFSLLPQHAWVLLVCQCLNLALLVNELTRWMLLIIAVCLCWRGLTLIKPAIKPQRLIILLLACSGSIAIALSGRELGVLLSMLHLLCFAYALKSLELTSRKDFYQIVLLGVFILASVLIFSQSLFLSLFVFCLLVLNLSLLLAYFSASLNIKNNLSQSAITVLKSIPLAVVLFIVFPRVAPFWQVPSAKSAQTGLAESVTPGDIANLARSSALAFRVKFFTDIPQYNQLYWRAMVMDVFDGRTWQQSKNSWANIEEQASSLSLSRATLSGAQTRYQVMVEPSYQRWLFSLAVVDPKSLTHNQVTIRPLPNYTIINSKPVSQTISYQISSYTQSLLNAPLSDDQWLTSLQLPTDSNPKLKAQGQQLKLNYPDEIERAQAILDMIREQDFYYTLTPPLLNGAKLGHELDQFFYQTKKGFCVHYASVFTFMMRASGVPARLVTGYLGGEYNKQSGHLSIYQYDAHAWAEIWVNGQGWVRVDPTAAVNPERVESGLSQMLQQDALFNNDLLNLHRYKHLAWINSLRLQLDALDYQWTRLVLGYSSKKQYDLLKQWFGDLRAWKIAAVIGGSLMLMMAVLWLVNLKRGKDKPLVKWLVQYQQIITRLKAKGLIKPDTMPASQFSRLVIERFPMLSKNFIGYTQCFEALMYQALSPQQKQQCLIEMNRYQRQLKKQLKQLKKTSTGSH; encoded by the coding sequence ATGATAAATAATACAGTGGCAGGTGAAAAATTTAGCTTATTACCACAACATGCCTGGGTGTTGCTTGTTTGTCAGTGCCTAAATTTAGCCTTACTTGTCAATGAATTAACCCGCTGGATGTTGCTCATTATTGCTGTTTGTTTATGCTGGCGTGGCTTAACACTTATCAAGCCAGCAATAAAACCACAGCGACTCATTATCTTATTATTGGCTTGCTCTGGTTCTATTGCTATAGCACTAAGTGGTCGAGAATTAGGGGTCTTATTAAGCATGTTACATTTGCTTTGCTTTGCTTATGCTTTAAAAAGTTTAGAGTTAACTAGCCGCAAAGATTTTTATCAAATTGTCCTACTGGGTGTTTTTATACTGGCATCGGTGCTTATTTTCTCCCAATCTTTATTTTTGTCGCTTTTCGTCTTTTGCTTACTGGTGTTAAATTTAAGCCTGCTGTTAGCCTACTTTTCAGCGTCACTGAACATTAAAAATAATCTTTCTCAAAGTGCAATAACCGTGTTGAAGAGTATTCCGCTTGCTGTGGTTTTATTTATCGTTTTTCCTCGAGTTGCACCTTTTTGGCAAGTACCATCAGCAAAGTCTGCCCAAACCGGTTTAGCAGAAAGTGTTACACCGGGAGATATAGCCAATTTAGCCAGATCTTCAGCATTGGCCTTTCGAGTGAAATTTTTTACCGATATCCCGCAATACAATCAATTGTACTGGCGAGCAATGGTGATGGATGTTTTTGATGGGCGGACATGGCAACAGAGCAAAAATAGTTGGGCAAATATTGAGGAGCAGGCAAGTTCACTTAGCCTTAGCCGTGCGACATTAAGCGGAGCACAAACCCGTTATCAAGTCATGGTTGAGCCGAGTTATCAACGTTGGCTTTTTTCTTTAGCCGTGGTTGACCCTAAAAGTTTGACCCATAATCAAGTGACCATCAGGCCATTACCCAATTACACCATTATAAATAGTAAGCCTGTAAGTCAAACAATCAGTTATCAAATCAGTAGTTATACTCAATCATTACTTAATGCGCCGTTAAGTGACGATCAATGGCTAACAAGTTTACAACTACCCACCGACAGTAACCCTAAACTGAAAGCGCAAGGCCAACAACTTAAGTTAAACTACCCAGATGAAATTGAACGTGCACAAGCTATTTTGGATATGATTAGAGAACAAGACTTCTATTACACGCTAACGCCGCCTTTATTAAATGGCGCTAAATTAGGGCATGAATTAGACCAGTTTTTCTATCAAACTAAAAAAGGCTTTTGTGTTCATTATGCCAGTGTCTTTACTTTTATGATGAGAGCGTCTGGTGTTCCTGCTCGCTTGGTCACTGGCTATTTAGGTGGCGAGTATAATAAACAAAGTGGTCATCTTAGTATCTACCAATATGATGCCCATGCATGGGCTGAAATTTGGGTTAATGGCCAAGGTTGGGTAAGGGTAGATCCCACGGCGGCGGTTAACCCAGAACGAGTAGAAAGTGGGCTTTCACAAATGTTACAGCAAGATGCCCTATTCAATAACGACTTGCTAAATTTACATCGATACAAACACCTCGCTTGGATCAATAGTCTGCGCTTACAGCTAGATGCGCTAGATTATCAATGGACAAGATTGGTTTTAGGTTATTCATCAAAAAAACAATATGATTTACTTAAACAGTGGTTTGGTGATCTTCGGGCTTGGAAAATAGCGGCAGTTATTGGTGGATCATTAATGTTAATGATGGCTGTGTTGTGGTTAGTTAATTTAAAGAGGGGTAAAGATAAACCGCTGGTAAAATGGTTAGTTCAGTATCAGCAAATAATAACGCGATTAAAAGCTAAAGGCTTAATAAAGCCTGACACTATGCCCGCGAGTCAATTTTCAAGGTTAGTTATTGAACGATTCCCTATGTTATCGAAAAACTTCATTGGCTATACCCAATGCTTTGAGGCACTCATGTATCAAGCATTATCCCCTCAGCAAAAACAGCAGTGCTTAATCGAAATGAATCGCTACCAAAGACAATTAAAAAAACAATTAAAGCAGCTTAAAAAAACGTCAACGGGCAGCCATTAA
- a CDS encoding DUF58 domain-containing protein: protein MMLTLNSVNSTIETTVKKLAIPIKNYLSRFVNKQFNRWLKRRIPPARKHKLSNHNIFIMPSRFGVVYLFFVVLLFLLATNYQNNVIMLLSYLMASVFITTMMQSFFNLSGLAISADKTALGYANQNIRFAINISSANKRLAINFCFDDQAVLHLPQSEPGEQTVYVCCSYPNRGVYNPGRLKVSSEYSLGLFTTWTRIDFDQQCIVYPQAMSLSYRQSDFGDAEQENVFSQSSKPGVDDFFELKAYLPGEPLSRLAWKQFARGQGRLTKHYHQQQGTRCWLKLNDMPNHGLEKQLAYLCFLVSEYHRSEQVFGLDLAAEKIQPSQGELHFKQCLMALAIYPKSPR, encoded by the coding sequence ATGATGTTAACTTTAAATAGCGTTAACTCAACAATAGAGACAACAGTGAAAAAACTGGCAATACCAATAAAAAATTATCTTAGTCGCTTTGTTAATAAGCAATTTAATCGTTGGCTAAAGCGTCGGATACCGCCTGCAAGAAAGCATAAATTATCAAATCATAATATTTTTATTATGCCAAGCCGCTTTGGTGTTGTTTATCTCTTTTTTGTGGTGTTGTTATTCCTGTTAGCAACCAACTATCAAAATAATGTCATCATGTTATTAAGCTACTTAATGGCGAGTGTGTTCATTACCACTATGATGCAGAGTTTTTTTAACTTATCGGGTCTGGCAATATCTGCAGATAAAACTGCCCTAGGGTATGCAAATCAAAATATACGCTTTGCTATTAATATATCTTCAGCTAATAAACGTCTTGCGATTAACTTTTGCTTTGATGACCAAGCTGTTCTTCATCTCCCTCAAAGTGAACCTGGCGAACAAACTGTTTATGTTTGCTGCTCCTATCCAAACCGAGGGGTCTATAATCCGGGTCGGTTGAAAGTGTCGAGTGAATATTCGTTAGGTTTGTTTACCACCTGGACAAGAATCGATTTTGACCAGCAATGTATTGTTTATCCTCAAGCCATGTCCTTAAGTTATCGACAAAGTGATTTTGGCGATGCAGAACAAGAAAATGTATTTTCACAAAGCAGTAAACCGGGGGTCGATGATTTTTTTGAACTTAAAGCCTATCTTCCGGGAGAGCCACTTTCTCGTCTTGCTTGGAAACAATTCGCGCGCGGTCAAGGTCGGTTAACTAAGCATTATCATCAACAACAAGGAACCAGGTGTTGGTTAAAGCTTAACGATATGCCCAATCACGGACTAGAGAAGCAACTTGCGTACTTGTGTTTTTTAGTCAGTGAATACCACCGCAGCGAGCAAGTATTTGGTTTAGATTTAGCAGCAGAAAAAATACAGCCTAGCCAAGGTGAACTTCATTTTAAACAATGTTTAATGGCGCTAGCCATTTATCCTAAGTCGCCCCGATGA
- a CDS encoding AAA family ATPase, with the protein MQVLVTAILAQVGSVVLGKPNEIRLALACLLAKGHLLIEDLPGMGKTTLAQVLAQTLGLSYQRTQFTSDLLPADVIGISIFNPDTKNFELHRGPIFNQVVLSDEINRASPKTQSALLEAMEEHQVSIDGTTYPLPQPFFVIATQNPLIHAGTYPLPESQLDRFMMRISLGFPDIAAEKQILQSESSHASYKKLLPCVDTDKLIAMQTAVSQVTVSDNIIDYVIALNHVSRQQGFAGRPLSPRAGQALVAAAKAWAFIDERTYVIPEDIQTVFSSVCQHRLELTTLGFGEQQENISAQVVAQVNVLNPLNS; encoded by the coding sequence ATGCAAGTTTTAGTTACGGCAATTTTAGCTCAGGTCGGCTCGGTTGTTTTAGGTAAGCCTAACGAAATACGTCTAGCTCTGGCATGTTTATTAGCAAAAGGTCATCTTTTAATAGAAGATTTACCGGGCATGGGTAAAACCACGTTAGCGCAGGTGTTAGCACAAACGCTTGGGCTTAGTTATCAACGAACGCAGTTTACCAGTGACTTGTTACCGGCGGATGTTATTGGTATCTCAATATTTAATCCTGACACTAAAAATTTTGAGCTCCATCGAGGACCAATTTTTAATCAGGTGGTGTTAAGTGACGAAATCAACAGAGCAAGTCCTAAAACACAAAGCGCTTTACTTGAAGCAATGGAAGAGCATCAGGTTAGTATTGATGGGACAACCTACCCACTGCCACAACCTTTTTTTGTTATCGCCACACAAAATCCTTTAATACATGCGGGCACATACCCTTTACCTGAGTCACAACTCGATCGATTTATGATGCGTATATCTCTAGGGTTTCCTGATATAGCGGCAGAAAAACAAATTTTACAAAGTGAAAGTAGCCACGCGAGCTATAAAAAACTATTACCTTGTGTTGATACCGACAAACTTATCGCCATGCAAACAGCGGTATCACAAGTGACGGTATCAGATAATATTATTGACTATGTTATCGCCTTAAATCATGTCAGTCGCCAACAAGGGTTTGCTGGTAGACCTTTATCACCAAGAGCCGGACAAGCACTGGTGGCTGCCGCGAAGGCATGGGCCTTTATCGATGAGAGGACCTATGTCATCCCCGAAGATATTCAAACCGTCTTTAGCTCGGTCTGTCAGCACAGACTTGAGTTGACCACGCTTGGCTTTGGAGAGCAACAAGAGAACATTTCAGCGCAGGTTGTTGCACAAGTTAATGTTTTAAACCCACTGAATTCATAA
- a CDS encoding proline--tRNA ligase, with protein sequence MRTTQYLLSTLKETPASAEVISHQLMLRAGLVRNVASGLYTWLPTGLKVLRKVENIVREEMERAGAIEVLMPMVQPADLWEESGRLNDYGPELLRINDRHDRAFVLGPTHEEVITKLVANEINSYKQLPLNIFQIQTKFRDEIRPRFGVMRGREFLMKDAYSFHLGEECLKKTYQIMFDAYCRIFDRLGLDYRPVIADTGSIGGEASHEFHVLADSGEDDIAFSDGSDFAANVEKAEAIAPLGERAEPTQELTKVELKLERLIKTSNIDLKTTVKTLLVLGSSAKGEPEKFIALVLRGDHQLNEVKVENLSAIASPLTFATDEQISAIANCHITSLGPKGLSVDVIVDRSAAHLSDFVCGANVNGQSYTGVNWKRDCDEINIQDIRNIVEGDPSPCGLGNIVIKRGIEVGHIFQLGEKYAQAMNCGVLTENGKNQTLTMGCYGIGVSRIVAAAIEQNHDENGIKWPAAIAPFQVAIVPMNMAKSARVKETAEALYTQLQQAGIEVIFDDRKERPGVMFADHELIGTPILLIVGERNLDEQNVEVKNRISGEKSLMAISDVMSLFS encoded by the coding sequence ATGCGTACTACTCAATACCTACTTTCTACCTTGAAAGAAACGCCAGCCAGCGCCGAAGTGATCAGTCACCAATTAATGTTACGTGCCGGACTTGTTCGAAATGTTGCTTCGGGTTTATATACTTGGTTACCGACAGGTCTCAAAGTATTAAGAAAAGTTGAAAATATTGTTCGTGAAGAAATGGAGCGAGCAGGCGCTATTGAAGTATTAATGCCTATGGTTCAACCTGCTGATTTATGGGAAGAGTCTGGACGTTTAAATGATTACGGCCCTGAGCTACTGCGCATAAATGACCGTCATGATCGCGCCTTCGTTTTAGGTCCAACGCACGAAGAAGTTATTACAAAACTAGTCGCTAATGAAATAAATAGTTATAAACAGTTACCGTTGAATATATTTCAAATTCAAACAAAATTTCGCGATGAAATACGCCCTCGATTTGGTGTGATGCGTGGTCGTGAATTTTTAATGAAAGACGCCTACTCTTTCCATTTAGGCGAAGAGTGTTTAAAGAAAACTTACCAAATTATGTTTGACGCCTATTGCCGTATTTTCGACCGTTTAGGTTTGGATTACCGCCCAGTCATTGCTGACACAGGTTCTATTGGTGGTGAAGCTTCACATGAATTTCATGTTTTAGCTGATTCTGGCGAAGACGATATCGCCTTTAGTGATGGTAGCGATTTTGCCGCAAACGTTGAGAAAGCTGAAGCTATTGCGCCGTTAGGCGAAAGAGCAGAGCCAACTCAGGAATTGACTAAGGTAGAATTAAAGCTTGAACGATTAATAAAAACCTCAAACATAGATTTAAAAACTACGGTTAAAACACTGTTAGTGCTTGGCTCTAGTGCTAAAGGTGAGCCAGAAAAATTCATTGCTCTAGTGCTTCGTGGCGATCATCAACTAAATGAAGTTAAAGTTGAAAATTTATCTGCTATCGCTTCACCTTTAACATTTGCAACTGATGAACAAATATCTGCAATTGCTAACTGCCATATCACCTCATTAGGCCCTAAAGGCTTATCTGTTGACGTTATTGTAGACCGCAGTGCTGCTCATCTAAGCGACTTTGTCTGTGGTGCCAACGTAAACGGTCAATCTTATACTGGGGTTAACTGGAAACGTGATTGTGATGAAATCAACATTCAAGATATCCGTAACATCGTCGAAGGCGATCCTAGCCCTTGTGGTCTTGGTAATATTGTCATTAAGCGCGGTATTGAAGTGGGCCATATTTTCCAGTTAGGCGAAAAATACGCACAAGCAATGAATTGTGGCGTATTAACAGAAAATGGCAAAAATCAAACGTTAACTATGGGCTGTTATGGCATAGGCGTTTCACGTATTGTTGCTGCGGCTATTGAACAAAATCACGATGAAAATGGCATAAAATGGCCAGCAGCTATTGCACCATTTCAAGTAGCGATTGTTCCAATGAATATGGCAAAGTCTGCTCGTGTTAAAGAAACCGCAGAAGCTTTATACACACAATTACAGCAAGCTGGCATTGAAGTTATCTTCGATGACCGTAAAGAACGTCCGGGTGTGATGTTTGCCGACCATGAATTAATTGGTACGCCAATATTATTAATTGTTGGTGAACGTAATCTTGATGAACAGAACGTTGAAGTGAAAAACCGTATTAGTGGTGAAAAATCGTTAATGGCAATCAGTGATGTCATGTCTTTATTTAGCTAA